The following coding sequences lie in one Balnearium lithotrophicum genomic window:
- a CDS encoding helix-turn-helix transcriptional regulator: MLGERLKYLRKSLGLTQEELAQKLGISMMTLRRYESNKSQPDAEVLTKLLKLFHVNLNWLLTGKGNMFINNEHNIPVPSPIDRELFQRITELIEGYYKAGLLNGVPEEEIIEMVKFLYKKVKPIKDREEADWREELNKLGKNYAKIFLT, from the coding sequence ATGTTAGGAGAAAGGCTTAAATACTTAAGAAAATCTTTAGGACTGACTCAAGAAGAATTAGCACAAAAGCTTGGCATTTCCATGATGACTTTGAGAAGATATGAATCAAATAAGTCCCAGCCGGATGCAGAAGTTTTGACTAAACTCTTAAAGCTGTTTCATGTCAATCTAAATTGGCTTCTAACAGGAAAAGGAAATATGTTCATAAACAATGAACACAACATTCCTGTTCCATCTCCCATTGATAGGGAGCTTTTCCAGAGGATAACCGAACTGATAGAGGGCTACTACAAAGCTGGTCTTTTAAATGGAGTCCCCGAAGAAGAAATAATTGAGATGGTCAAGTTTCTCTATAAAAAGGTTAAACCCATAAAGGACAGAGAAGAAGCTGACTGGAGGGAAGAACTGAATAAGTTGGGCAAAAACTATGCTAAAATTTTTTTAACTTAG
- a CDS encoding type II toxin-antitoxin system RnlA family toxin produces the protein MNLTEKELDEILKELESLKGAQIEKGFTKGKSLKIKITLPGQKPALILVWFKQDGATIQYNIGKNPSLSEQIAQQIVDRCGYLQDVNEPLDGVTQELFDDFQRYLKDTGITIEKIENRDYEVLLKLSWHSGQQLTVHYYPQKSRLYITGKKNRIFDEICMWYANASSKSPIEVIKLIFSNYAQIQGVEEKFPDNIVEKEVTKQLGNAYHNLDDQEKRWLKTSVYMTTLHKDLPDFYPSISCSLKAVEGILKRIFVKKCIFSALDKNKKFTQFRNENGKYVLKEEFCNSFTDSQVQAIEKTYQFIVDRRHKLQHAEFKWSIFLNREDAESILNEVYEVIKNLNQVGLL, from the coding sequence GTGAATCTAACTGAAAAAGAGCTTGATGAAATTCTGAAGGAGTTAGAATCCTTAAAAGGAGCACAAATAGAGAAAGGATTTACGAAAGGAAAAAGTTTAAAGATAAAGATTACTTTACCGGGGCAGAAGCCGGCATTAATCCTGGTTTGGTTTAAGCAGGACGGAGCAACTATACAGTACAACATAGGCAAGAATCCTTCATTATCAGAACAAATAGCACAGCAAATAGTGGATAGGTGCGGTTACCTTCAAGATGTAAATGAACCTTTAGATGGAGTAACTCAAGAACTGTTTGATGATTTTCAAAGATACTTGAAGGATACTGGTATTACCATAGAGAAAATAGAAAATAGAGACTATGAAGTTCTCTTAAAATTGTCTTGGCACTCAGGACAACAATTGACTGTACATTATTATCCCCAGAAATCCAGACTTTACATAACCGGTAAGAAAAATAGGATATTTGATGAAATCTGTATGTGGTATGCAAACGCTTCTTCAAAATCACCTATAGAAGTTATCAAGTTAATATTCTCTAATTATGCTCAAATACAGGGAGTAGAAGAGAAATTTCCAGATAACATTGTAGAAAAGGAAGTAACAAAGCAATTAGGTAACGCTTACCATAACTTAGATGACCAAGAAAAGAGGTGGCTTAAAACCTCCGTTTACATGACAACCCTGCATAAGGATTTACCTGATTTTTATCCTTCCATTTCTTGTTCATTGAAAGCTGTTGAAGGGATTCTAAAGAGGATTTTCGTGAAAAAGTGTATATTCAGTGCTCTTGATAAAAACAAGAAGTTCACGCAATTTCGCAATGAAAACGGTAAGTATGTTTTGAAAGAAGAATTCTGCAATTCCTTCACGGATTCTCAAGTTCAGGCTATTGAAAAAACCTATCAATTTATAGTTGACAGACGACATAAATTACAGCACGCAGAATTTAAGTGGTCTATTTTCTTGAACAGAGAAGATGCAGAGAGCATACTTAACGAGGTTTACGAGGTTATAAAAAACCTTAATCAGGTTGGATTGCTATGA
- a CDS encoding helix-turn-helix domain-containing protein produces the protein MSRKVIKEVRRRLYMEDKNLTHMAKDLGISYSYMLDVLHGRRKSVPVVERIAAYLNYPELVELYKEEFAVVQR, from the coding sequence ATGAGCAGAAAGGTAATCAAGGAGGTAAGGAGAAGGCTCTACATGGAAGACAAGAACCTAACCCACATGGCAAAGGACTTGGGTATCTCTTACTCCTACATGCTTGATGTTCTTCACGGAAGAAGAAAGTCAGTTCCTGTAGTCGAAAGGATAGCCGCCTATCTGAACTACCCCGAACTTGTGGAGCTCTACAAAGAAGAATTTGCAGTAGTTCAAAGATAA